A part of Desulfotomaculum nigrificans DSM 574 genomic DNA contains:
- a CDS encoding D-Ala-D-Ala carboxypeptidase family metallohydrolase: protein MVEGIKIAGVGQHLSAHFVETELSCQCCGRLLIHPYLINKLEAFRQLAGKPVLVNSGYRCPAHNRAVGGETNSYHLKGMAADIQVPGVAVAELSRLAEQAGFGGIGVYQSQGFVHVDVRDYSARWRG, encoded by the coding sequence ATGGTGGAAGGGATTAAAATAGCCGGAGTGGGACAGCATCTCTCTGCCCACTTTGTAGAAACCGAATTGTCCTGTCAATGCTGTGGCAGGTTGCTGATTCATCCCTATTTAATCAATAAACTGGAAGCCTTCCGCCAGCTAGCGGGAAAACCGGTACTGGTGAATAGCGGTTACCGCTGCCCCGCTCACAACAGGGCTGTGGGTGGGGAAACGAACTCCTATCACCTAAAGGGCATGGCAGCGGATATTCAGGTGCCGGGGGTGGCGGTGGCTGAACTAAGCCGCCTCGCGGAGCAAGCGGGCTTTGGGGGCATTGGTGTTTACCAAAGCCAGGGTTTTGTTCATGTGGATGTGCGGGATTAT
- a CDS encoding DUF1659 domain-containing protein has product MAVVKEPYACSIKLRYQNGVNASGNPIYVNTTYSKAKVTATDQALYDVATAINTLQSIALLGIYRSDDSELMNQ; this is encoded by the coding sequence ATGGCAGTGGTAAAGGAACCCTATGCCTGCAGCATCAAGCTGAGATACCAAAATGGTGTTAACGCCAGCGGTAACCCCATCTATGTAAACACTACCTATTCCAAAGCAAAGGTTACAGCCACCGATCAGGCTCTCTATGATGTGGCTACTGCTATCAACACCCTGCAAAGCATCGCCCTGTTGGGCATTTATCGTTCTGATGATAGCGAGTTAATGAACCAGTAA
- a CDS encoding YvrJ family protein produces MEELFKLASNYGFPMVVAGYLLLRLEPTIRDLQKSINLLSIIIARQSNMDMKELNELINNL; encoded by the coding sequence GTGGAGGAACTTTTTAAATTAGCCTCGAACTACGGTTTCCCGATGGTGGTGGCGGGTTACCTGCTGCTCCGCCTGGAACCCACTATTCGGGACTTGCAAAAAAGCATTAACCTCTTAAGTATCATCATTGCCCGGCAGAGCAATATGGATATGAAAGAGCTGAACGAGCTAATCAATAACCTCTAG
- a CDS encoding DUF2922 domain-containing protein, which yields MAKTLELIFVNMAGEKVTLRVTNPRDDVQEAEVRTVMDTIVARDVFTSTGGSLTGVAGARLVTRDVAELNIL from the coding sequence ATGGCTAAGACTTTAGAACTAATCTTTGTCAACATGGCTGGTGAGAAGGTAACCCTGCGTGTTACCAACCCCAGGGATGATGTGCAAGAGGCCGAAGTTAGAACCGTCATGGATACGATAGTGGCAAGGGATGTCTTTACCAGCACTGGCGGCAGCCTGACCGGCGTGGCCGGTGCCAGACTTGTGACGCGAGATGTGGCAGAATTAAACATTCTTTAG